Proteins encoded by one window of Opitutia bacterium:
- a CDS encoding error-prone DNA polymerase has translation MTTDRAAAASRREDTWFFALQPPAPAREKICQLQDELGARHGFCGYRVKPENLHVSLHAIGAGRTLPESRLKAACAAASALVFESFEFTLDQARSFTNKRDKKPFVLSADGASAALKPFHQTLGAALEQHGAGDLVGSSFTPHLTLFWEHALIERHAVPPIRWTVAEFVLVHSHTGKAIHEVVGRWPLRQYGDSRSALISRAKKYAPAYVELHARSAFSFLRGASLPEDYVKSAVENAQLPAVALLDRDGVYGAPRFYGSAQENKFAVRPRVGAEITMEDGTVVPLLVANRTGYQNLCQLITEAKMTARSAAPAASRPSEVCRPAVGAAPSDRKRPCFATWEELARFSGGLIAFTGDEEGPVRTAWRTLGTTAAGAALEKLTAIFGRETDPARARLFVELQRHQIRGEDREVAFLRDLAAAHRLPLLATGGVNYAVPEHHIVADVFTCLRHHTTLDAAGRLLEINSRRGLKSAREMQGLFRDLPEAVANAVRLEQRLEFTLQNLGYQFPAYSTPNGEDMDAYLRRITFEAARRKVKPQEWSAKWDAQLNRELELIARLKFSGYFLIVWDICQWARQQSILVQGRGSAANSAVCYVLGITAVDPIKNQLLFDRFLNDSRVGPDGNPSWPDIDLDFPSGDRRERVIQEVYARYGRRGAAMTANVITYRGRSTIREVGKVLGFGDDALDRFSSLYANGDFPETLDLQEQLRLSGIADHHPRAEALVRLQHYFRRALPRHLGQHSGGMVISQHQLDKVVPLEPATMPDRSVCQWDKDDCENLGIVKIDFLGLGMMAVLQDSFELCTGQGDTPRSFDDIPPDDPETYEKIRAADTVGVFQIESRAQMATLPRFKPRVLYDLAMQVAIIRPGPITGNLVHPLIRRRDGKEAVDYIHPSVAHIVEPILQRTKGVILFQEQMLQLAIQLAKFTGGEAEELRRAMGFTKDPERLPRSMEKLTLALRRQHYNEEVVQKVVQATTTFSAYGFPESHAIGFAMLAYFSTWLKIHRPAAFYASLLNNQPMGFYSPATLIQDGRRHGLVAHPVCVQHSVWDCTVETAQSIRIGLRFVKGLREATARAMLAARRDGPFASLADFLRRTNLPASDRRALATVGALNALSHDRRAALWQIEAAWSDDEALFKQFADAYREGSPLARMSPVEEVQADFAGLGLTTEEHPMAALRSQLHGVTQASQLKETPDGARVTIAGPVICRQRPGTAKGFVFISLEDETGIANAVVLPQLFERLRLVITQEPSLRITGPLQNVSGVQHVKAEVIEPLRCATLPAQASHDFH, from the coding sequence ATGACAACCGATCGCGCCGCAGCCGCCAGTCGCCGGGAAGACACATGGTTCTTCGCGTTGCAGCCGCCCGCGCCGGCACGCGAAAAAATTTGCCAGTTACAGGACGAACTGGGCGCCCGCCACGGCTTCTGCGGTTATCGAGTGAAACCGGAGAACCTGCACGTCAGTCTGCATGCCATCGGAGCGGGACGCACCTTGCCGGAAAGCAGACTTAAAGCCGCGTGCGCGGCCGCCAGTGCGTTGGTCTTCGAGTCGTTCGAATTCACGCTCGACCAGGCCCGCAGCTTCACGAACAAGCGGGATAAAAAGCCGTTCGTGCTTTCCGCCGACGGAGCCAGCGCCGCACTGAAGCCGTTCCACCAGACCCTGGGCGCAGCGCTGGAGCAGCACGGCGCCGGTGATCTTGTCGGTTCCAGCTTCACGCCTCATCTCACGCTGTTCTGGGAACACGCGCTGATCGAGCGGCACGCCGTGCCGCCGATCCGCTGGACGGTGGCCGAATTCGTGCTCGTGCACAGCCACACTGGCAAAGCCATCCACGAAGTCGTCGGGCGCTGGCCGCTGCGCCAATATGGCGACTCGCGGTCTGCGCTTATCTCCCGCGCCAAAAAATACGCTCCGGCTTACGTCGAGCTGCACGCGCGCAGCGCCTTCAGCTTTCTCCGCGGCGCTTCGCTGCCGGAGGACTACGTGAAGAGCGCCGTGGAGAACGCGCAGCTGCCCGCCGTCGCCCTGCTCGATCGCGACGGCGTCTACGGCGCGCCGCGCTTCTACGGCAGCGCGCAGGAAAACAAGTTTGCCGTGCGTCCGCGCGTCGGAGCCGAGATCACGATGGAGGACGGCACCGTCGTGCCGCTACTCGTCGCCAATCGCACCGGCTACCAAAACCTTTGCCAGCTCATCACCGAGGCGAAGATGACCGCGCGCAGCGCCGCACCGGCTGCCAGTCGGCCGTCCGAAGTCTGCCGGCCGGCAGTCGGCGCTGCTCCGTCCGACCGCAAGCGCCCGTGCTTCGCTACGTGGGAGGAGCTGGCGCGCTTTTCCGGGGGCCTCATCGCGTTCACGGGCGACGAGGAAGGGCCGGTGCGCACGGCGTGGCGCACGCTCGGGACGACGGCCGCCGGGGCCGCGCTGGAGAAACTCACCGCCATTTTCGGGCGCGAAACCGATCCGGCGCGCGCGCGGCTCTTCGTCGAACTGCAACGTCATCAAATTCGCGGCGAAGATCGCGAAGTTGCCTTCCTGCGCGACCTGGCTGCGGCCCACCGGCTTCCACTGCTCGCCACCGGCGGAGTCAACTATGCCGTGCCCGAGCATCACATCGTCGCGGACGTTTTCACCTGCCTGCGCCATCACACCACGCTCGATGCGGCGGGTCGCCTGCTTGAAATCAACTCCCGACGCGGCCTGAAATCCGCGCGCGAAATGCAGGGGCTGTTTCGCGACTTGCCGGAAGCCGTCGCCAACGCCGTGCGCCTCGAGCAACGGCTCGAGTTCACCTTGCAGAACCTCGGCTACCAGTTTCCCGCCTATTCCACGCCGAACGGCGAGGACATGGACGCCTACCTGCGTCGCATCACCTTCGAGGCCGCGCGCCGGAAAGTTAAACCCCAGGAGTGGTCGGCGAAGTGGGACGCGCAACTCAACCGCGAACTCGAGCTCATCGCCCGCCTGAAATTCTCCGGCTATTTTCTGATCGTCTGGGACATTTGCCAGTGGGCTCGGCAGCAAAGCATCCTCGTGCAAGGCCGTGGCAGCGCCGCCAACAGCGCCGTCTGCTACGTGCTCGGGATCACGGCGGTCGACCCGATCAAGAACCAGCTTCTCTTCGATCGCTTCCTGAACGACAGCCGCGTCGGACCCGACGGCAATCCCTCGTGGCCGGACATCGATCTCGACTTCCCCAGCGGTGACCGGCGCGAGCGCGTCATCCAGGAAGTCTACGCGCGTTACGGCCGGCGCGGCGCGGCGATGACGGCCAACGTCATCACCTATCGCGGCCGCAGCACCATTCGCGAAGTCGGCAAGGTGCTCGGCTTCGGCGACGATGCGCTCGACCGTTTCTCGAGCCTCTATGCCAACGGCGATTTTCCGGAGACGCTCGATCTCCAGGAGCAGCTTCGTCTCTCCGGCATCGCCGATCACCATCCGCGCGCCGAGGCGCTGGTGCGGCTGCAGCACTATTTCCGCCGCGCCCTCCCGCGCCACCTCGGCCAGCACTCCGGCGGCATGGTCATCTCCCAGCACCAGCTCGACAAAGTCGTCCCGCTCGAGCCCGCCACGATGCCCGACCGCAGCGTCTGCCAATGGGACAAGGACGACTGCGAGAATCTCGGCATCGTGAAGATCGACTTTCTCGGACTCGGGATGATGGCGGTGCTGCAGGACAGCTTCGAACTCTGCACCGGTCAGGGCGACACTCCGCGCAGCTTCGACGACATCCCTCCCGACGACCCGGAAACCTACGAAAAAATCCGCGCCGCCGACACGGTGGGAGTTTTCCAGATCGAAAGCCGCGCGCAGATGGCAACGCTGCCGCGCTTCAAGCCGCGCGTTCTCTACGATCTCGCGATGCAGGTTGCCATCATCCGCCCCGGCCCGATCACCGGCAATCTCGTGCATCCCCTCATCCGCCGTCGCGATGGCAAGGAAGCGGTCGACTACATCCACCCCAGCGTGGCCCACATCGTGGAGCCGATTCTCCAGCGCACCAAGGGCGTGATCCTGTTCCAGGAGCAGATGCTGCAGCTCGCGATCCAGCTCGCGAAATTCACCGGCGGCGAAGCCGAGGAACTGCGCCGCGCCATGGGATTCACCAAAGACCCCGAGCGGCTCCCTCGTTCGATGGAAAAACTGACGCTCGCACTGCGGCGGCAGCACTACAACGAGGAGGTCGTGCAAAAAGTCGTCCAAGCCACCACGACGTTCTCCGCCTACGGTTTTCCCGAGTCTCATGCCATCGGCTTCGCGATGCTCGCCTACTTCAGCACGTGGCTGAAGATTCACCGCCCCGCGGCATTCTACGCCAGTCTGCTCAACAATCAGCCGATGGGATTTTACTCACCCGCGACGCTCATTCAGGATGGCCGGCGTCACGGCCTCGTGGCTCATCCCGTTTGCGTGCAGCACTCGGTGTGGGACTGCACGGTCGAGACGGCGCAAAGCATCCGCATCGGCCTGCGTTTCGTGAAAGGTCTCCGCGAAGCCACCGCGCGCGCGATGCTCGCCGCGCGGCGGGACGGACCGTTCGCCTCGCTCGCCGACTTCCTGCGCCGCACGAATCTCCCTGCCTCAGATCGGCGCGCGCTCGCCACCGTCGGCGCGCTCAACGCCCTGTCGCACGATCGGCGCGCCGCCCTCTGGCAAATCGAGGCCGCGTGGTCCGACGACGAAGCATTGTTCAAGCAGTTCGCCGACGCTTATCGCGAGGGTTCGCCGCTCGCACGGATGTCGCCGGTTGAGGAAGTCCAGGCCGACTTCGCCGGACTCGGCCTCACGACCGAGGAACACCCGATGGCCGCGCTGCGCTCGCAATTGCACGGCGTCACTCAGGCGAGTCAGTTGAAAGAGACCCCAGACGGCGCCCGCGTGACCATCGCCGGCCCCGTGATCTGCCGCCAGCGACCCGGCACGGCGAAGGGTTTCGTTTTCATCAGTCTCGAGGACGAGACGGGCATAGCCAACGCCGTCGTGCTGCCGCAGCTCTTCGAGCGCCTCCGGCTGGTCATCACGCAGGAACCGTCGCTGCGCATCACCGGTCCCCTGCAAAACGTCTCCGGCGTGCAGCACGTGAAAGCGGAGGTCATCGAGCCGCTGCGCTGCGCCACGCTGCCCGCGCAGGCCTCGCACGATTTCCACTGA
- the lexA gene encoding repressor LexA, protein MADATPLTDRQRRVLDFVHAHQRQHGHYPSLREICAHFGFASPFAATRHLRALEAKGALERIAGKARAFATPAHRRRAALLDIPLYGTIPAGSPTAAEQEPDSYVAVDATSLGLRATSRVFALRVRGDSMQDASILDGDLVFLTPREPRPRDIVAALIDGESTLKRYLVQRGRPFLRAENPKYPDLLPATELLIQGVMVGLLRRHA, encoded by the coding sequence ATGGCAGACGCAACGCCTCTCACCGACCGACAGCGCAGGGTCCTCGACTTCGTCCACGCCCACCAACGCCAGCACGGCCACTACCCGAGCCTGCGCGAGATCTGCGCGCATTTCGGCTTCGCCAGTCCCTTCGCCGCCACGCGCCACCTCCGCGCGCTCGAAGCCAAGGGCGCCCTCGAACGCATCGCCGGCAAAGCCCGCGCCTTCGCCACGCCCGCCCATCGCCGTCGCGCCGCGCTCCTCGACATCCCGCTCTACGGCACCATCCCCGCCGGCTCGCCCACTGCCGCCGAACAGGAGCCCGACAGCTACGTCGCCGTCGACGCCACCTCGCTCGGCCTGCGCGCCACCAGCCGCGTCTTCGCCCTGCGCGTGCGCGGCGACTCGATGCAGGACGCCTCGATCCTCGACGGCGACCTCGTCTTCCTCACCCCGCGCGAGCCGCGTCCGCGCGACATCGTCGCCGCCCTCATCGACGGCGAATCCACGCTCAAGCGCTACCTCGTCCAACGCGGTCGCCCCTTTCTCCGCGCCGAAAACCCAAAGTATCCGGACCTCCTCCCCGCCACCGAACTCCTCATCCAAGGCGTGATGGTCGGCCTCCTCCGCCGCCACGCCTGA
- a CDS encoding DNA polymerase Y family protein, producing MFAVLHLAGFALQAVLRAESATATAYRDRPAALFSGTTKKSAVLMLNASALAVGVEPGMSAPQAIARCADLLIRSPLADAEADARAALLAAAFTVSPHVEATAPGIVTIDARGLSSSVRVSACEAALARLALLGLFGTAGLARTPLIALYAARNRSRSFAPSRSLESHRIENEERKREAAICEIPTNPSAESSFLSPLPLATAEPDTEIAGVLHAWGLRTLGDLTRLTRDDLGRRLGTAGTALWDRARGGEPRPLHLVPPPQEFVAAMEFEDAFETLEPLLFILRRFLDRLTLELEAAHFVAVELDLTLMLADDTAHARSFRLPEPTRDLEILFRTLHTHLESVRTDSPIVAARLRVTPARPLVRQHGLFDTGLRDPHGFAETLARVVALVGSDRVGTPQLEDTHRPDAIKLVPPHAVIPPAAPAPVQPVVGRPLRRFRPPLPARFEMSEGQPTFLWTERVQGTIAGHLGPWCSSGEWWQADRIWSREEWDLALVDGGVYRICRTAEGWFLEGEYD from the coding sequence ATGTTCGCCGTCCTCCACCTTGCCGGCTTCGCCCTGCAAGCGGTTCTCCGCGCCGAGTCCGCCACGGCCACCGCCTACCGCGACCGTCCCGCCGCGCTCTTTAGCGGCACCACGAAAAAATCCGCCGTGCTCATGCTCAACGCCTCCGCCCTTGCCGTCGGCGTCGAGCCGGGCATGAGCGCTCCGCAAGCCATCGCACGCTGCGCCGACCTCCTCATCCGCTCGCCGCTCGCCGATGCCGAAGCCGACGCGCGCGCCGCGCTGCTCGCCGCGGCCTTCACGGTCTCCCCGCACGTCGAAGCCACCGCTCCCGGCATCGTAACAATCGACGCCCGCGGCCTCTCTTCCTCTGTCCGTGTTTCCGCCTGCGAAGCCGCACTCGCACGCCTCGCCCTGCTCGGCCTCTTCGGCACCGCCGGCCTCGCGCGCACGCCCCTGATCGCCCTCTACGCCGCGCGGAATCGTTCTCGTTCTTTTGCTCCTTCTCGTTCTCTCGAATCGCACCGGATTGAGAACGAGGAACGAAAACGAGAGGCTGCAATCTGCGAAATCCCGACCAATCCCTCCGCCGAATCCTCCTTCCTCAGTCCACTCCCGCTCGCGACCGCGGAACCTGACACCGAAATCGCCGGCGTCCTCCACGCCTGGGGCCTGCGCACGCTCGGCGATCTCACGCGCCTCACGCGTGATGACCTCGGCCGACGCCTCGGCACCGCCGGCACCGCACTCTGGGATCGCGCCCGCGGCGGCGAGCCGCGTCCGCTGCATCTCGTCCCTCCGCCGCAGGAGTTCGTCGCTGCGATGGAGTTCGAGGACGCGTTCGAGACGCTCGAGCCCCTGCTGTTCATCCTCCGGCGCTTTCTCGATCGCCTGACGCTCGAGCTGGAAGCCGCGCACTTCGTGGCCGTCGAACTCGACCTCACGCTCATGCTCGCCGACGACACCGCGCACGCCCGCTCCTTCCGACTGCCGGAGCCGACGCGCGACCTCGAGATCCTCTTCCGCACGCTGCACACGCATCTCGAATCCGTGCGCACCGACTCGCCGATCGTCGCCGCGCGCCTGCGCGTCACACCCGCACGACCGCTCGTGCGCCAGCACGGACTCTTTGACACCGGCCTGCGCGATCCGCACGGCTTTGCGGAAACCCTCGCGCGCGTCGTGGCCCTTGTCGGCTCCGACCGCGTCGGCACACCTCAACTCGAGGACACGCACCGACCCGACGCCATAAAGCTCGTGCCGCCGCACGCGGTGATTCCACCCGCCGCGCCTGCTCCCGTGCAACCCGTGGTCGGCCGGCCGCTGCGCCGTTTCCGCCCGCCGCTCCCCGCGCGTTTCGAGATGAGCGAAGGCCAGCCGACGTTCCTCTGGACCGAGCGCGTGCAAGGCACCATCGCGGGCCATCTCGGCCCGTGGTGCAGCAGCGGCGAGTGGTGGCAGGCCGACCGCATCTGGAGCCGCGAGGAGTGGGATCTCGCCCTCGTGGACGGCGGCGTTTACCGCATCTGTCGCACGGCGGAGGGCTGGTTCCTCGAGGGTGAATACGACTGA
- a CDS encoding XRE family transcriptional regulator — MEQDKRHRFEETSTERLREEGIYSDVEATALKRVIATTLMHRMERLDMSVSELARTLGTSRAAVNRVLDPLNTSLTLNTLTRLAAALGCRVKLEIVVPRD; from the coding sequence ATGGAACAGGACAAGCGCCATCGTTTCGAGGAGACATCGACCGAACGCCTGCGTGAAGAGGGCATCTACAGCGATGTCGAGGCGACCGCGTTGAAGCGAGTCATCGCCACGACGCTGATGCACCGCATGGAACGCCTCGACATGTCGGTCTCGGAGCTCGCACGCACGCTCGGCACGAGTCGCGCGGCGGTGAATCGCGTGCTCGATCCGCTGAACACCTCGCTGACGTTGAACACGCTGACGCGGCTCGCCGCGGCGCTGGGATGCCGGGTGAAACTCGAGATCGTGGTGCCGCGCGATTAA